A stretch of DNA from Paenibacillus albus:
GGTGCCGGCTGCCATCGTCATGACGACGAGCAAGGCAAGAACAAACCCCATCAAGCGTTTCATAGTTAGCCTCTCTTTCGAAAATATCAAATTTATAACATTGCTATTTTATAGAAAATTACAGCATTTTACAATGCTCCAAATGTTACATTTGCGTTCGAGGCTGTGCCAGCGTTCTTGAAGATCCCCGGAACAGACGGAGGCACAGGGCAACCCAACAAGCGCTGACCCAGTAGCCCGCAAGCACATCTGACGGATAATGGACGCCGAGGTAGACGCGGGCGAGTCCAATACAGATAATCATGCAAGCGCTGAAGAGCAGCAACGCGATACGCCATCTTCTCAGATGGATATGCCGCCAGAGCAGGTAGGTGATGAGAAAATAAAACGTAAACGCCGCCATCGAGTGACCGCTCGGATAGCTGTAGCCTGCTTGTTCCGCAAGCCTGTGAATGTCTGGACGGGCACGCTTGTAAATGACCTTAATTACATGATTAAGCAGGGTTGAACCAAGCATCCCGCCGAGTAAGAGCACAAGCTCTTTGCGGTGCTTCAGATAAATGAACAGTATAGCTGCTAGCACAAGCAGTGCCGGAATGAGTACGACAGACGAACCAATCAAAGTTAGAAACTTCGCGATCTTCGTCAGCGTATCGTTCTCCCACCCTTGAACGGTGGAGATAATGCTTGTATCGAACTGCTTAAGCTGATCGTGCTCAACGAGCATCGACAGTACTTGGAATCCCGCAATAGCGAGAATGAAGAAGACGAGCCACAGCAATTGGAATAACTCCTTTATTCTTAAGTTTGAGTCTCGTGACCGTTTCTGTCAGTGAACTTCGGTTACACTGAAGAAAGTTAGATTACGAAGCAGATTGGAGCAGTGTTCCATATGAATATGAAACCATTAGAAGGCCGAGTAGCCGTCGTCGCGGGAGCTACCCGCGGTGCTGGACGAGGCATCGCCATTGCCCTCGGCAAGCTGGGAGCAACCGTATATGTAACAGGCCGCAGCACGCGCGGCAACTTGTCCGACATGGGCCGCAGCGAGACGATTGAAGACACAGCTGAGCTCGTCACCGCTTCCGGCGGCAAAGGCATTGCGGTACGCACCGATTATACCGTAGAAGAAGACGTCCGTCTGTTATTCGAGCGTGTTGCGCAGGAGCAGGACGGAAGACTCGATATTCAAGTGAACGATATATGGGGCGGCGATCCGCTCACAGTCTGGCAGGAGCCATTCTGGCAGCATTCGCTGCATAACGGGCTGCTCATTCAGAAGCGCGGCGTTCACACGCATATGATGGCAAGCTATTATGCCGCGCCGCTCATGATTGCCCGCGGCTCCGGGCTTATAATCGAGATTACCGACGGGTACGATTATCGCTACCGCGGCAACTTATACTACAGCCTTGCCAAAATATCGGTCATTCATTTGGCAGAAGCAATGGCGGCGGAGCTGAAGCCGCACGGGGTGACTGCCTTAGCGTTGACACCAGGCTTCCTGCGGTCGGAGGCCATGCTCGATCACTTCGGTGTGACGGAAGCCAACTGGCGGGATGCGGCGAAGCAGGACGAGCACTTTCTTGAATCGGAGACGCCTGCTTTCGTCGGTCAAGCTGCCGCAAGTCTTGCTGCCGATCCGGACGTGTTCAAGAAGAGCGGCAAAGCCTTCACTTCTTGGGACTTGTCCGAGGAGTATGGCTTCATAGACGCCGATGGCAGAAGTCCGCATTGGGGACGCTATGCTGCCAAACACGGCTTCTAAAGCTTCAGCTCCTTATAGCGTGTCGCTGCCATGAGCGAAGTCGATCCAGATTGCCGTCTTGTCATCAGACTTCTTCAGACGCGGGAACTGCGTGCAGTCCGGGTCCGACTCTTCGAGCGCTGTTAGCCACTCGAGATAGCGCGCGAGCCCCATCTCCTGAACTAGCGTTGCGATCTGAATGGCGCTGTCCTTGTCCGATTCACCCGGCGGCTTCGGAATGTACAAGCCGTCGGAGAACAGCAGCAGCGCCTGCACGTTCGTGCGGCTGATTCGTCCGAACTCGGCATAGTCCGCGAATGCCGGATCGCCGTTAATGACGCTGTAGCCGCCGTCCGCGTTCGCGAGCGCCCTACCCTCCGCGATTGTCGCTTTGCTATGCTCCCACAGCTCTGCGCGCGTTGTCAGACCCGCTTCAATGCCCGCTGTCCAGACCGCCTTCGTTCGATCATCGACATGAGCAAGCTGATCGTTCGTCACGATCCGAATCGTGCCGTCTGTATAGTAGACCGCAAGCATGCAATCGCCTGTTTGAGCAAACTCGATCCACTTTGGCGCAGTCCGTACAAGCACAGAGCAAGCACTCCACACTTCCTCTTTGCGCTCCGTCTTGATGCCGGCTTCTCCCATCGCTTGACCCAGCGCTTTATTCGCTTGCCCGAGCAGCTCTATGAGGCTGAGATCAGCGTCCTCTGACTCGCCGCAGATGCGCGCAATGAGCTGCGAAGCCAGATAGCCGCCGGTTTCCCCATTTGGTCCGGTGTATGGAACAATCGAGGTAGCGCCGTCGATGACGCCATAAATACCAAGCGAAGCGTTGCTGATCAGCGCGTCCTCGTTACAAACGCCTACCCCTCGCTGCGTCATTGTCGTTGGTTTTATCATCGTCAATTAACCCTCCAAATATTTCCCCGTATAATTGGTCTTGTACAAGAGTGAAAAAAAAGTCCCGAATTCGCGCCATGCTTCTGCAAAGCGCACGTTCGGGCCTTTTTATTATTTGATTCACATGGTTAGTCTTTACGAATCGAGGAAAGGCAAATTTGCGAGGAGAGATCCCACGTATACTTGCCGCGGCTGCCTTCATAGATCATGACGAAATGTTCCTCCGTCTCCACAATGGCAGGGAACCAGATTGCGCCGCCATCCTCCGAGCCTTTAGCCCCGCATCCGAAGATCGGGTTGCCGGGATGCGACTCCCAGTTCAGCAAATCGCGGGAACGCGCCAGTCCGAAGAAGTCCGGCTCATCAGCCAAATAAGCGCTGGCCCCATAAATCATATAGTAATACTCATCATCTTGCATTAATCTGACCGTTACGATAGACAGGCTGTCCCAGCCGCCTGTGCGATCTTGGAAGATCGGCTTGTCAGACACTGGCGTAAAATGAATGCCGTCCTCTGAGCTTGCCAGATGAAGCTGATAGCCGTCGTTACTGAACATTTGATAGATCATATGGAGCTTGCCGTCTTTCACGATAACCTCGGGTGCTCGTCCATCCATGATTTTACCATATTTCGTGAAGTGCTCGCCGTCGCTGCTGATCGCCAGACCAACCGAATCCGGGCCATCGCCGACTGCTGAATAATAAACGAACACTTGGTCCTGCCAAACGACCGATGCCGGGTCCAGCACGTCCTTGCTGTCGAATTCGCCAGGCGCGCCTGCATCCACGATAGGCTCTCCGCCGTTTAAGTCCCGAATCTCGATATTGTCTGCCGTCAGTTGAAGAACTTCGGCGACAGCGAGCCGATCATGCCGCTGACCGTCCGTCCCCGGCTGAATGCCGTTTCCACGGTAATAGAGAAGCTGCTTGCCCTGGAACTCAAGAAAATCCGGGTTCGCGACCCAAATGCTTTTCCATGATTCCCCGCTTGCCGGAATGACCGGATTGTTCGCCGAATGGCTCCAACGCAGGCAGTTTTGACGATAGTCGTTCGTAAAGAGATTCCAAAGCCTTGTGCTCATAACTAGTCTCCTTATGTTTAGGATGAGTTCATATCGCTTCCGAATATGGCGATCTGCTGCTTGTTAAGACTTGCAGAAAATAGCGCCAAAGGAAATTCTAGCACAATTTCCATGCCTTCGGGATTCGCTTTATTATAATCGATTTTCCCGTTCATGAGTTCAATCATTCGAAACGAAACGGACAAACCTACGCCGCAGCCGTTTTCTCTAAAAGAACAGTAGAACGATTCCAGGAGCGATTGTTTGCCTATTCCGTTGTAACTGTTCAATAGGACAATCCGGGCTTTATTCTTGATAGGCTGCAAAGCAAGCGTAACCGCCCTGGTCTTCGTCGGCTCTTCCAGCAGGCACTTCAAGATGTTCTCCATGGACTGTTGAAACAGCGCTTTGTCCGTTTCGATCCAGATTCCTGCGGCAAGGCTGCTCCTTAGCGAAACCTCATGCAGCCGTGCTAACGGATCGAGCAGTGATACGATATGATGCAGCAATTCGGCCAGACGCATATTCGTCCCGATGAAAGTTGCCGAAACTTGCGCGTAAAGAGCAAAATGACGGTTACATGGGCATCGCCATGTAACCGTCATTGAGTTGTGAAGCTATCTTTAATCCCACTTCGTGCCGCTCGGATACGGGCAATCCTTCGCTACCAGCTTCGCCCTAACCTGAACGAAGCAGCCGCAATGGGCGCAAGTGGAACTATACTGAAGCGACGGGCATGCTGTGCAGATGCTAAGGCGCGCTGCATATTGCGCGTCGCTTACACAGCTGTCTGGATGCAGGGCCAGCTTACGCAGAACGCGCTCGAGCTGATCATCCGTCACATGCACGGAGGCGCTGCAGCCTTTACAGCCCTCTCTTGGTTCAGCGCTAGTGCCGCCGTTAGTCGACCTCATTACCCTGCCTGCAGCACAGCAACAGACGCTGGCGGCAATGTCACCTGAATGCGGCCATCCGCACTTATCGTGATGTCCTTCAACTCCACAGGCTGTACCTGCTGTGGCTGCTCTATCGTGTTATGCGCATGAATCGCGTCGCCTTGCAGCAGCCTGCCGCTGACTGGAAGCTGAGTCCCGCCGTTTGCGCCGCCATTACTGTCCGCCAAGCCTCGCAGCTCAATGGTCACGACCGCTTCTTCGTCATGGCTAAGATTGCATAGGCTCACGTGAATGCGACCTGCCTGATCGCGCGTAGCCGACACGCTAGTCTGCGGAATAGATTCGCCCCCTTGTGTATAGGAAGCAGGGCGATGATCCACATCAAGTGCTTCCGCATCCTGATGCACCTTGAACATTTCGAAGACGTGATAAGTCGGCGTCACCGTCATGCGAGCGCCTTCGGTCAGGACGACCGCTTGCAGCACATTGACGGTTTGCGCAATATTCGCCATCCGTACTCTGTCATGGTGCTTCTGGAAAATATGCAAGGTCGCAGCAGCGACCAGCGCGTCGCGCATCGTATTCTGCTGATAGAGGAAGCCCGGATTCGTGCCCGGCTCCACATCGTACCACGTTCCCCACTCATCGACGATGAGACTGATTCGTTTATCCGGATCGTATTTATCCATGATCGTCTTATGCTTCGCAACCAACTCGTCCATGACAAGCGCCTTGCGCAGCGTCAAGAACCATTCGCTCGTCTCGAAATCCGTCGCGGAACCTTTCTCCGCCCACGTATGCGGAACCGTATAGTAATGCAGCGTCAGGCCGTCCATATACCGCGCTGCTTCGCGCATGAGCACCTCGGTCCAATCATAGTTGAAGTCATTCGCTCCACACGCGATTCGGAAGATCTTGTTATCGCCATAATTGCGTACATACGTCTGGTAACGGCGATAAAGGTCCGCATAATATTCCGGACGCATATTGCCTCCGCAGCCCCAGTTCTCGTTGCCGACGCCGAAGTAGCTGACCTTCCACGGTTCCTCGCGGCCGTTCGCCGCACGCTCCGACGCCATCGGCGACTCGCCGTCAAACGTCATATATTCGACCCACTCCTGCATCTCCTGCACGGTGCCGCTGCCAACGTTGCCGTTAATATAAGGCTCGCAGCCGAGCAGCTCGCACAGCATCAAGAACTCGTGCGTGCCAAAATGATTGTTCTCCACCACGCCGCCCCAATGCGTGTTAATCATCCGCTTGCGTGTCTCACGCGGTCCGATGCCGTCCTTCCAATGATACTCATCGGCGAAGCAGCCGCCCGGCCAGCGCAGCACCGGTATTTGCAGCTCGCGCAGCGCTTCGAGCACATCATTGCGAATCCCCTTCGTATTCGGAATGCTGGAGTCCTCTCCAACCCAGATGCCTTCATAGATACAGCGGCCCAAGTGCTCGGCGAAATGGCCGTAAATGTTGCGGTTGATGCTGCCAGTTGTACGATCGGTATGAATGACGACGCGGTTTG
This window harbors:
- a CDS encoding protein phosphatase 2C domain-containing protein; amino-acid sequence: MIKPTTMTQRGVGVCNEDALISNASLGIYGVIDGATSIVPYTGPNGETGGYLASQLIARICGESEDADLSLIELLGQANKALGQAMGEAGIKTERKEEVWSACSVLVRTAPKWIEFAQTGDCMLAVYYTDGTIRIVTNDQLAHVDDRTKAVWTAGIEAGLTTRAELWEHSKATIAEGRALANADGGYSVINGDPAFADYAEFGRISRTNVQALLLFSDGLYIPKPPGESDKDSAIQIATLVQEMGLARYLEWLTALEESDPDCTQFPRLKKSDDKTAIWIDFAHGSDTL
- a CDS encoding phosphatase PAP2 family protein encodes the protein MLWLVFFILAIAGFQVLSMLVEHDQLKQFDTSIISTVQGWENDTLTKIAKFLTLIGSSVVLIPALLVLAAILFIYLKHRKELVLLLGGMLGSTLLNHVIKVIYKRARPDIHRLAEQAGYSYPSGHSMAAFTFYFLITYLLWRHIHLRRWRIALLLFSACMIICIGLARVYLGVHYPSDVLAGYWVSACWVALCLRLFRGSSRTLAQPRTQM
- a CDS encoding DUF6171 family protein, coding for MRSTNGGTSAEPREGCKGCSASVHVTDDQLERVLRKLALHPDSCVSDAQYAARLSICTACPSLQYSSTCAHCGCFVQVRAKLVAKDCPYPSGTKWD
- a CDS encoding glycoside hydrolase family protein, with translation MSTRLWNLFTNDYRQNCLRWSHSANNPVIPASGESWKSIWVANPDFLEFQGKQLLYYRGNGIQPGTDGQRHDRLAVAEVLQLTADNIEIRDLNGGEPIVDAGAPGEFDSKDVLDPASVVWQDQVFVYYSAVGDGPDSVGLAISSDGEHFTKYGKIMDGRAPEVIVKDGKLHMIYQMFSNDGYQLHLASSEDGIHFTPVSDKPIFQDRTGGWDSLSIVTVRLMQDDEYYYMIYGASAYLADEPDFFGLARSRDLLNWESHPGNPIFGCGAKGSEDGGAIWFPAIVETEEHFVMIYEGSRGKYTWDLSSQICLSSIRKD
- a CDS encoding alpha-N-arabinofuranosidase, giving the protein MSNRVVIHTDRTTGSINRNIYGHFAEHLGRCIYEGIWVGEDSSIPNTKGIRNDVLEALRELQIPVLRWPGGCFADEYHWKDGIGPRETRKRMINTHWGGVVENNHFGTHEFLMLCELLGCEPYINGNVGSGTVQEMQEWVEYMTFDGESPMASERAANGREEPWKVSYFGVGNENWGCGGNMRPEYYADLYRRYQTYVRNYGDNKIFRIACGANDFNYDWTEVLMREAARYMDGLTLHYYTVPHTWAEKGSATDFETSEWFLTLRKALVMDELVAKHKTIMDKYDPDKRISLIVDEWGTWYDVEPGTNPGFLYQQNTMRDALVAAATLHIFQKHHDRVRMANIAQTVNVLQAVVLTEGARMTVTPTYHVFEMFKVHQDAEALDVDHRPASYTQGGESIPQTSVSATRDQAGRIHVSLCNLSHDEEAVVTIELRGLADSNGGANGGTQLPVSGRLLQGDAIHAHNTIEQPQQVQPVELKDITISADGRIQVTLPPASVAVLQAG
- a CDS encoding SDR family oxidoreductase, with translation MKPLEGRVAVVAGATRGAGRGIAIALGKLGATVYVTGRSTRGNLSDMGRSETIEDTAELVTASGGKGIAVRTDYTVEEDVRLLFERVAQEQDGRLDIQVNDIWGGDPLTVWQEPFWQHSLHNGLLIQKRGVHTHMMASYYAAPLMIARGSGLIIEITDGYDYRYRGNLYYSLAKISVIHLAEAMAAELKPHGVTALALTPGFLRSEAMLDHFGVTEANWRDAAKQDEHFLESETPAFVGQAAASLAADPDVFKKSGKAFTSWDLSEEYGFIDADGRSPHWGRYAAKHGF
- a CDS encoding sensor histidine kinase, which codes for MTVTWRCPCNRHFALYAQVSATFIGTNMRLAELLHHIVSLLDPLARLHEVSLRSSLAAGIWIETDKALFQQSMENILKCLLEEPTKTRAVTLALQPIKNKARIVLLNSYNGIGKQSLLESFYCSFRENGCGVGLSVSFRMIELMNGKIDYNKANPEGMEIVLEFPLALFSASLNKQQIAIFGSDMNSS